The nucleotide sequence CCCCAAGCCAGGCGATTATTATGGCATTGTGTACAAGGGCGGTCCCATCGTACCTATCCTGATGACTTGTTTCCTGATCGTGTTAGTTTACACGATCGAGCGTTTGATTACCCTAAGCAAAGCAAGCGGAACTTCGAATGTAGACGTTTTTGTTCGTAAAGTGCGGGGCTTGTTGGATAAGAACCAAATTGATGAGGCTATCCGTGAGTGCGACAAGCAGAAAGGTTCGGTTGGAAATGTAATCAGAACAGGCCTTGAAAAGTACAAGCTACTGACTACAGATACAGTACTTGATAAAGAGCAAAAAATGGCTGCCCTCTCAAAAGAGATCGAAGAAGCCACAACGCTCGAAATGCCCATGCTGCAAAAGAACCTTACCATTATCGCTACGCTTGCCTCAGCTTCAACACTGATCGCTCTGCTCGGAACGGTAATCGGTATGATCAAGGCCTTTGCTGCGTTGGGTGCTTCCGGCTCTCCCGACTCGGCTGCTCTGGCAACGGGTATCTCTGAGGCTTTGATTAACACAGGTCTGGGTATCGGTACGGCGGCCATTGCTACTATATCCTATGCCTACCTGAACAGCAAAGTAGATGATCTTACCTATAGTATTGACGAAATCAGCATGAGCATCCAGCAAAATTTTGCCGCTCACTATTAATAAAGTAAAATAATTAATAGTATTGTTTCGTTAATATAATAAAAACTTATATATTGCCATGGCAAAAGTAAGACCAAAGAAACATCCGCCTACGATTGATATGACGGCGATGACGGACGTAGCGTTTCTGCTGCTAACGTTCTTTATCATGACCGCCACGTTCAAATCGCAGGAAGCAGCAGAAATTGATACGCCATCGTCTATTTCCTCTATTAAGGTACCCGATGACAATATCATGATGATCAGCATCGGAAATGAAGGAGAAGTATTTTTTGGTGTAGACGCCCAGCCTGATCGAATTACGATGTTGAACAACATCGCCGAAACAAAAGGCTTGACTTTTACGGATGAACAGAAGAAGAAGTTTTCCAATCAAGCGAGTTTCGGATTTCCGCTGGCACAATTGAAAGGATGGCTGGATCTTCCATCCCCCGAAATGGGAACGGTGAAGCAGCCGGGTATTCCGACTGACTCAACGGGAGTAAGTGAACTGGCCGACTGGGTATATGCAGCCCGTAAGGCAAATCCACAACTTCGCATCGCGATCAAAGGGGACAATTCGGCGAAGTTTCCGACGTTTAAAAACGTATTGTTGAATTTGCAATCGCAGAATATCAATCGTTTCAACCTGATCACCGATGGAGAGGAACCCCTGCGGGTTGGAGATCCGATCAGTAAAAATTACGCGAGGTTTTCACCTTAAAAGTTAAAAAAGATGGCAGAAATAGTAGAATCGGGCGGTGGGAAAGGCAAAGGTGATGGTAAGGTAAGGGCCAAAAAATTGTCAACCCGGGTGGACATGACGCCCATGGTGGACTTAGGGTTCCTGCTTATTACTTTCTTTATGCTGGCCACAACCCTGAGCAAGCCGACTTCCATGACGCTTACTGTGCCTGATAAGCAGGAAGATAAAAAGGAGCAGGAAACAGAACCCCTGAAAGCATCCAAGGTACTGACCATATTCCTGGGACGTAATGATGATGTGTTCCTACTGGATGGAATTGCGGCTGATGACGACAAAGCGGCAACCGAATTAAAAACGGTTCGTTTTGGTACTGAGTTGCGGGATGCGATTTTCAAATCTCAGACGCGGATCAATTCTCAGAATGAAAAAGATGCCGAAGGAAATTTGCCGTTTGTGGTGGTAATCAAGCCTACGGAAGTATCAACTTACAAGAATGTAGTCGATGTTCTGGATGAAATGGCCATTACGAAGACCAAGCGGTATGCGATGGTGGACTTCCTGACGGACTCAGAAAAGAAAATTCTGGGAGATAAGGTTACTCCCAGACCGGAGGATAAGTAAAATCAGTTCAAACAAAAAATAATTTTAATTCAAACGCCATGGCAGAAATAAGCCCGAATGCAACACTTGATGATATAGTGTTTGCCAATCGAAATAAGGCGTACGGTGCGTATCCCCTGCGTCAGGAGTACCGCGGTGTAATCAATCGTGCTACCCTGATTGGAGCTTCCATCTTTATATTAGCGATGTTTGCCCCTACATTGGTGGATAAATTCCTGGCTGATGACGACAAGGAAGAGGTAATGGTGAATGTGGATTTGATGAACCTTCCACCCCCTCCCATTGACCCTGCCGAGCCGCCGCCACCACCACCGCCGCCTGTTGAACAACCTAAGGTGGAAACTGTGAAGTTTCTTCCACCTGAAGTAAAGAAAGACGAAGAGGTACCCATTGAAACGCCACCCCCAACGGTGGAAAAACTGGAAGTGGCTGTAGCTGCTGAAAAAACCCAGGAAGGGGATATCAACGCTCAGGAAATTATTATCGCTCCCGAAGCGGTCGCAGCTCCTAGTAAGGGTACGGTTGTAGAGGCCAAGGTAGAAGAACAAATTTTTACCGTGGTAGAGCAAAATCCTGAATTTCCGGGAGGTATCCAGGAAATGTATAAGTACTTGGGTAAGAACATTAAATATCCAAGTGCTGCTTCGCGAGCCAACGTTCAGGGGAAAGTATTCCTCACGTTTGTGGTAAATACGGACGGAAGTATCCAGGATGTACAGGTTTTGAAAGGACTGGGTTTTGGATGTGACGAGGAAGCCATTCGGGTAGTGAAGACAATGCCTAAATGGAAACCCGGAAAACAGTCGGGTCGGCCAGTGCGGGTTAAGTACAATCTCCCCATCAGTTTCCAACTCGAATAAGTAGGCATGAATAGAAGACCGGTGCATCAGGAAGTAGGATTTATTGCCTCGATGTTCATGGCTCTGGTTTACATAGGAGGAGGGATCTTTTTGATCGCCTCCTCCTTGTCTTTTAGATTTCTACCAACGGGAAGTGTTTACCGGTACGTCTTTGCCGTAGCGCTCATTGCCTACGGAATCTATAGGGGTTATCGGG is from Salmonirosea aquatica and encodes:
- a CDS encoding MotA/TolQ/ExbB proton channel family protein, which codes for MEKKATTPAPKAAAAPKKQGKGGVLNPAWVIPLLFAIALCIYIFVLGAPDHFIDGDHEKGPKPGDYYGIVYKGGPIVPILMTCFLIVLVYTIERLITLSKASGTSNVDVFVRKVRGLLDKNQIDEAIRECDKQKGSVGNVIRTGLEKYKLLTTDTVLDKEQKMAALSKEIEEATTLEMPMLQKNLTIIATLASASTLIALLGTVIGMIKAFAALGASGSPDSAALATGISEALINTGLGIGTAAIATISYAYLNSKVDDLTYSIDEISMSIQQNFAAHY
- a CDS encoding ExbD/TolR family protein, encoding MAEIVESGGGKGKGDGKVRAKKLSTRVDMTPMVDLGFLLITFFMLATTLSKPTSMTLTVPDKQEDKKEQETEPLKASKVLTIFLGRNDDVFLLDGIAADDDKAATELKTVRFGTELRDAIFKSQTRINSQNEKDAEGNLPFVVVIKPTEVSTYKNVVDVLDEMAITKTKRYAMVDFLTDSEKKILGDKVTPRPEDK
- a CDS encoding energy transducer TonB yields the protein MAEISPNATLDDIVFANRNKAYGAYPLRQEYRGVINRATLIGASIFILAMFAPTLVDKFLADDDKEEVMVNVDLMNLPPPPIDPAEPPPPPPPPVEQPKVETVKFLPPEVKKDEEVPIETPPPTVEKLEVAVAAEKTQEGDINAQEIIIAPEAVAAPSKGTVVEAKVEEQIFTVVEQNPEFPGGIQEMYKYLGKNIKYPSAASRANVQGKVFLTFVVNTDGSIQDVQVLKGLGFGCDEEAIRVVKTMPKWKPGKQSGRPVRVKYNLPISFQLE
- a CDS encoding ExbD/TolR family protein, whose protein sequence is MAKVRPKKHPPTIDMTAMTDVAFLLLTFFIMTATFKSQEAAEIDTPSSISSIKVPDDNIMMISIGNEGEVFFGVDAQPDRITMLNNIAETKGLTFTDEQKKKFSNQASFGFPLAQLKGWLDLPSPEMGTVKQPGIPTDSTGVSELADWVYAARKANPQLRIAIKGDNSAKFPTFKNVLLNLQSQNINRFNLITDGEEPLRVGDPISKNYARFSP